Genomic segment of Truepera radiovictrix DSM 17093:
CAGCGCCGCTGCGGCCGACGGGCTCGCGAGCACGATGATGGTGGTCTCAGCCCCCCCTAGGGTGAGGGTGTCCGGCCACGCCCGCGCCACGGTCTCGTATAGCGGGAGGCGCGTGACGGCAAAACCGGCGCGCGCCAACCCCTCGGGGAGGGTGGGGAGCGCGTCCAGGGCGCACGGGAGGCCGACGCGCGCGGGGGGGGAGACGCGCTCGACAAAGCGCGCCAAGAGCCCCTCGGCGTTCGGCGGGTCGCCCACGAGCTGGGCGCGCCCCCCGTGCGCGGCAAGCTCGCGCGCCGTCGCCTCACCGACCGCGCCCAGGCGCGGCCGCGCGCCTGCGAGCGGGAGCCCCAGCGCGCACCACGCCGCTACCGCGCTCCGGCTCGTAAAGAGCAGCCAGTCGCAGCCTAAGAGCTCCCTGGCAGCGCGCGCCGACACGGGCAGGGGGCGCGTCGCGATGAGTGGCAGGTGGACGGGCTGGAACCCGCGCGCCGCGAGCGCTTCGGCGAGCCCCTCCAACCGCCCTTCGGCGTGCGTGAGCAGGACCGTCGGCGCCACTACGGCTCCTTGGCGGCGGCGCGCGCCGGGGCGGGGCGCCCGAGCGCGTCGAAGGCGAGGTAGGCCGCCCCCTCGGCGCTGCGGTGCTTGACCGTGACCCGCTCCCCCTCGTACCAGGCGGTCAGCTCGAGCTCGCCCCCTTGCAGCGCGGCGTAGGCGCCGAGGGCGAGCTGGCAGCCGCCCTGGAGCATCCCCATAAGGCCCCGCTCGGCGGCGACGGTTTGGTAGGCGTCGGGCGCGTGCAGCTCGGTGAGGAGCGCGGCGAGCTCGGCGTCGCCCCGCCGGATCTCGAGCGCCAGCGCGCCCTGCGCGGGGGCGGGGACGAAGCGCTTGGGGTCGAGCGGGTAGACGGTGAGGTCGCTCAGGTCGAGCGCCAAGCGCGCGAGCCCGGCGGCCGCGAGCACGACGGCGTCGTAACGCCCCTCGCGCAAGGCGCGCACGCGGGTCGGGACGTTGCCGCGCAGCTCGGCGACGCGCACGTCTGGCCGGAGGTGCCGGAGCTGCGCCTGCCGCCGCGCGGCGCTCGTCCCGACCACGGCGCCCTCTACGAGGGGGAGCGCCGCGCTCTCGGGCCGGGCGGCGCCGGGGCGGACGAGGAGCACGTCGCGCGGGTCCTCACGCTCGGTGACGGCGGCGAGCTCGAGCCCCGCTAGGCGCGCGCTCGGCAGGTCCTTGTGCGAGTGCACCGCGACGTCCGCGCGCCCCTCCAAGACAGCGTCTTGCA
This window contains:
- a CDS encoding uroporphyrinogen-III synthase, translating into MAPTVLLTHAEGRLEGLAEALAARGFQPVHLPLIATRPLPVSARAARELLGCDWLLFTSRSAVAAWCALGLPLAGARPRLGAVGEATARELAAHGGRAQLVGDPPNAEGLLARFVERVSPPARVGLPCALDALPTLPEGLARAGFAVTRLPLYETVARAWPDTLTLGGAETTIIVLASPSAAAALPQTVGERARLVALGPSTERALAARGWRACRAPTPDVSGVTEAVLRAALHTHPPTAERSL
- the hemC gene encoding hydroxymethylbilane synthase → MSRSFSPLADLPRARYTGVVRIATRKSALALWQATWVRERLAALGVATELVPLDTQGDRTQEAGTPFRLMPGQGFFTKAVQDAVLEGRADVAVHSHKDLPSARLAGLELAAVTEREDPRDVLLVRPGAARPESAALPLVEGAVVGTSAARRQAQLRHLRPDVRVAELRGNVPTRVRALREGRYDAVVLAAAGLARLALDLSDLTVYPLDPKRFVPAPAQGALALEIRRGDAELAALLTELHAPDAYQTVAAERGLMGMLQGGCQLALGAYAALQGGELELTAWYEGERVTVKHRSAEGAAYLAFDALGRPAPARAAAKEP